CACGAGACCTACGGCGGGATCACCCTCACCACCGCCGGAGCGGCCCATGCGATCGCGATGGTGCGACGCCACCGCCTGCTTGAGACCTACCTGGTCCAGGAGTTGGGCTACGGCTGGGATGAGGTCCACGACGAGGCCGAGGTGCTCGAACACGCCGTATCCGATCGGATGGTCGCGGCCATCGACACGTTGCTGGGCCACCCCACGCGCGACCCGCACGGCGACCCGATTCCCTCGGCCGACGGTGCCGCCCACTTGCCCGAGGCGGCGCCGCTTTCCTTGGCGAAGCCTGGCATCGTGACGGTGGTGAGGCTGTCGGATGCAGATCCGGAGCGTCTTCGCCGCTTTGCCGACGCTGGGCTCACCCCCGACGTTCAGGCGACGGTTCGGGATGATGGCGCGGTGGAAGTTGCCGGTGTGGAGGTGGCCCTCGACGCCGCCGACGCTGCGGCGGTGTGGGTCACACGTTCGTAGTGCTTGGGGCCTGGACTGCAGGGTCGACGTGACGCGCCGGGCCCTGTTGCCGAATCACCAGCGACAGCAGCGCGACCGAGGCCGCGATGGCCGCCGCGATCCACGCCAAGAGGGCATAGCTCGAGGCGCTGACAATGACGCCAGAGATGCCACCGCCGGCAGCTCCAGCGGCAGCGACAAAGAAGTCGGCGCGGCCTTGGAGTTTGGCGCGCACCTCGAGGGGCGGGGCCACGCTCAACACCTTGGTGCCAGCCGCCACGCCAAGACTCCAACCGAACCCCAGCAGGATGAGACCCACCCCCATGGCGACAGCGCTGCTCGCCGGCGCAAGCGCCACGACGACGCTGGCCCCGATGAGGACGGCCCCTGCGCCGACAAACACAGGAGGCGCCCCCCACCTGTCGACCAGCGAGCCGGACAAGGGCGCGGGGAGGTACATGGCCGCGACGTGGAGCGAGATGACGGCGGCAGAGACTTGGAGCGAGTGACCGTGCGCGACCATGTGGACCGGCGTCATGGTCATGACGCCCACCATGACGGCTTGCACCCCCACCAGAGCCGCCACAGCGACGACGACGCTGCGGCGCCAGTGGGGCAAGGGGCTGGCCGCCCCCGAGGAGACATGGGTGGCGCGCACCCGATCGGGTTGCGCCGTCTGCGACGCCCGAGCCGTTGCCATCGCCGTCAAGAGCGGGTCGGGCCGCAATCGCCAGGCCAGCACCACGGCGCCGACGGTGTAGGCGAGTCCCGCGACGAGAAAGGGTCCAGAAAGCGGCGTCAGCCCCCACCCCTCGACGAGGCCTCCCGAAACGTCGGCGAGTTGAGGTCCTGCGACGGCACCGAGCGTCGTCGCGACCAAGACGACCCCCGCTGCGCGACCGCGCTCCGACGGCTCCGCGAGATCAGCCCCTGCATACCGCGCTTGCAGGTTAGCGGCCGACCCGGCTCCGTAGATCACGAGCGATCCCAACAGCAGGGGCAGTGACGCGAGGGACGAGGCGAGCACCACGCCGATCGCGCCGACCGCTCCCACCCCGTATCCCCAGGCAAGCCCCAAGCGACGCCCCCGCCGCTGGGATGTGGCACCAATGATCACGGCCGCGCCTCCCGCTCCCAGGGTGGAGAGCAGTGCGGGGATGCCCGCCGCGGCTTGAGACTGGAAAAGGTCGGCCGCGAGCAAGGCGCCGACGGTGACTCCCGCCGCAAGGCCCGCACCGGAGAGGACCTGAGCAATCACAAGCGTGCGGAGTATCCGCCGCTGCAGCTGCGCGGCGTCTTGTGCAGACGGACCCCCTGCGTCTTCCAGAAGATCTGACGCGGGCCCCGAGGAGCTTTGCGGCGCGGTCATGAGGTCACCAAGCGGCCCGCTGCACGCCATTCGAGCGCGCCAGCACGCGCCACGCGCACGTCGCGGCCGTGTTCGCGCAGTATCTTCGCGGCGTCGTACGAGAGCGTGCAGAAGCGGTCGCGGCAGTACACGACGTAGCGCGCCTCGACGGGCAGTTCCGGCATCCGACCCAGCAGGTCCTCCACCGGGACGTTGAGGGCGCCTGCGAAGTGGCCGTGGGCGTACTCAACCTCCGGGCGCACGTCGAGCACCACCTCGTCGGCGAGTGCCTCGTGATCATCGGGCGCGGGACTGACGGCGTCGTAGAGCTGGGTCAAGAGTGCCAAGACTCTCGGGCCTGCGAGGCCGTAGGTGACGGCTGGGCCTTCGCGCCGCGTCACCACAAGTCCGGCCTCCTTGAGCACTTGAAGGTGCGCCGACGCCGTGGTGAGTTTGAGCCCGGCGACGCTCGCAAGATCGCCGACGTTTCGGTCGGCTTGAGCGAGCAGCTCAAGGAGTTCGACCCGTGAACCGTTCGACAAGGCGCGGCCCACCCTAGCCACAGCGTCCCGCGAGGGCGGGCTCGGGTCGAGAAATCCGCTATTCCATGGATTCATGGAATGATCGTAACGCACATGCCGCGCCGCTGACGTGCGCCCGCGTGCGGCGACGCCCGTCCACTCTGCGTCGGTCAGGCTCCGGCGAAGGTGATCACAAGCAGCGCCACGTTCAAGGCGACAATGAGGGCGACCACCAGCCACGGCACCACCTGAAGGCGCCCGGAGGTGGCGTGCGCGCCCATGACCGCTCGCGACGATGTAAATCGCACGAGCGGCACCAGGGCGAACGGGATGCCGAGACTCAGCACCACCTGGCTCAGGACCAGCGCATACGTCGGGTCGGTGCCAACGGCTAGCACCAGGAGCGCGGGGATGAGGGTCACCAGTCGCCTGAGCAAGAGCGGAACTCGCCTCTTGATGAGGCCGCCCATCACCACGGAGCCCGCATAGGCGCCAACGGAGGTCGCGGCGAGGCCTGACGCGAGCAGCCCCACGGCAAAGACGATGCCGATCGCCGGGCCAAGAGCATCCTCGATCGCGCCGTGGGCACCGCTGATCGTGTCGGTGCCGCCCACTCCTCTGAGCGAACCCGCTGCGAGGAGCAGCATCGCGATGTTCACGGAGCCCGCAATGACGAGCGACCACAACACGTCGACTTTGGTGGCGCGAAGCAGCCGAGGCAGGCCCGCCCTGTGGGCGTCGACCTCGTCCGCAGTGGCGTCGGCCAGCGAAGCCGGCCCTTGCTGATCGTCCCGACGGGAGCCGTCAGGCCCAAAATGCGGCAGGTGCCGGTCGCGAGACAGCGCCGAGTGGAGGTAGATCGCGTGTGGCATTACGGTTGCACCGAGCATTGAAGCCGCCAAGACGACCGTGCCCGCGCCGTCGAACCTGGGCGCGAGGCCGCCGACCGCGCCCATCCAGTCGACCGGGCTGACAAAGAGTCCTGCGAGGAAGCCGACGGCGATCACCGCGAGGAAGCCAATGATGACGAACTCGAAGGGCTGCTGACCGCGCCGCGACTGGATCGACAGGAGGACCATCGAGATCGCACCGGTGATGAGCCCGCCGATCACGAGCGGAAGGTCGAAC
The Demequina sp. TMPB413 DNA segment above includes these coding regions:
- a CDS encoding metal-dependent transcriptional regulator, which codes for MAVSNLSASTQDYLKCVWNLQEWSGGTVSVTALAERLGVRTSTASDGVKKLAEQGLVDHETYGGITLTTAGAAHAIAMVRRHRLLETYLVQELGYGWDEVHDEAEVLEHAVSDRMVAAIDTLLGHPTRDPHGDPIPSADGAAHLPEAAPLSLAKPGIVTVVRLSDADPERLRRFADAGLTPDVQATVRDDGAVEVAGVEVALDAADAAAVWVTRS
- a CDS encoding MFS transporter; translated protein: MTAPQSSSGPASDLLEDAGGPSAQDAAQLQRRILRTLVIAQVLSGAGLAAGVTVGALLAADLFQSQAAAGIPALLSTLGAGGAAVIIGATSQRRGRRLGLAWGYGVGAVGAIGVVLASSLASLPLLLGSLVIYGAGSAANLQARYAGADLAEPSERGRAAGVVLVATTLGAVAGPQLADVSGGLVEGWGLTPLSGPFLVAGLAYTVGAVVLAWRLRPDPLLTAMATARASQTAQPDRVRATHVSSGAASPLPHWRRSVVVAVAALVGVQAVMVGVMTMTPVHMVAHGHSLQVSAAVISLHVAAMYLPAPLSGSLVDRWGAPPVFVGAGAVLIGASVVVALAPASSAVAMGVGLILLGFGWSLGVAAGTKVLSVAPPLEVRAKLQGRADFFVAAAGAAGGGISGVIVSASSYALLAWIAAAIAASVALLSLVIRQQGPARHVDPAVQAPSTTNV
- a CDS encoding metalloregulator ArsR/SmtB family transcription factor; amino-acid sequence: MNPWNSGFLDPSPPSRDAVARVGRALSNGSRVELLELLAQADRNVGDLASVAGLKLTTASAHLQVLKEAGLVVTRREGPAVTYGLAGPRVLALLTQLYDAVSPAPDDHEALADEVVLDVRPEVEYAHGHFAGALNVPVEDLLGRMPELPVEARYVVYCRDRFCTLSYDAAKILREHGRDVRVARAGALEWRAAGRLVTS
- a CDS encoding Nramp family divalent metal transporter; protein product: MPNNAVADVRKEAVPHPERGLWRLLGPAFVASIAYVDPGNVAANLTAGAEHGYLLVWVLVASNAMAVLVQYLSAKLGLVTGRSLPELLGTRLSRWPRLAYWVQAEVVAAATDVAEVVGGAIALSLLFDLPLVIGGLITGAISMVLLSIQSRRGQQPFEFVIIGFLAVIAVGFLAGLFVSPVDWMGAVGGLAPRFDGAGTVVLAASMLGATVMPHAIYLHSALSRDRHLPHFGPDGSRRDDQQGPASLADATADEVDAHRAGLPRLLRATKVDVLWSLVIAGSVNIAMLLLAAGSLRGVGGTDTISGAHGAIEDALGPAIGIVFAVGLLASGLAATSVGAYAGSVVMGGLIKRRVPLLLRRLVTLIPALLVLAVGTDPTYALVLSQVVLSLGIPFALVPLVRFTSSRAVMGAHATSGRLQVVPWLVVALIVALNVALLVITFAGA